The Synechococcus sp. BL107 nucleotide sequence AGTGCCATCACACCTGACGTTCTGCGCATGCATCGGAGTGACTGCTCCCAACAGCAAGCCAACGATCACAACAACACCACAACGCCGCATCACAATCACCGATCAGTCTCACCAGCTTGAAACTGATCAGATTCAAATCGGCGACTAGATGCGAACTGAAATCTGCCTAGATGTGACTCACCACAATCAAACCGATTCGGACCAACTGCCATGCAGTCCATGGGGAATCGCCAAGGGCAATTCGAGTACGGCCACTTCCGAGAGGTCAGCCGCATTGAGGATCACCAAGTCGGATGCTCCGCGCGCTCCGTTCCAGACCAAATCCAGCACCCAGCCATCATCCTCTGCGGAAGCCCCAGGACGAGCAACCATTAAAGGCTCGCTGACGAAGCCACGGGGGGCAGCACTCCAAGTCCTGGTATCGCCCGTGTTCAGATCGAGCTTCTGGATGGCCTGCAGCGGATCATTCCCGATCTCCCGTTCGGCCACCGCCATCCATGCATATTGCGCTGAAAGTCCCTGGCGCTGCGGATTCACCATGGCGAACTCACAGGTGCGATGAGCAATGCGCTCGGTTTGAACAATCTCACGGCTCAAATCAAGACGACAGCGATGCAGGATCCCCTCTGGAATGCTGTCGAAATCGACCTGAGCAAAATCATCGTCTGGACCAATCGCAGGGAAGTCGTCGTAGACGATGCTCTCGACAACCACGTGATCACCATCCTCAAAGGCATTGAGGTGATGAAACACAAAACCATCTGGAGCCTCGAGAATGCGGGGCTTTTGACCAGCGAAACGACCACAATCTCGAGGTATTAACCAAAAGCGCCCTTTCCCACCCGGCTGGGACGCCAAACATTGGGCAGCACCTTTTTCTCCGGTGACAAACGGCAGCGGATTAAACGAGACCGCGTTTTGGAGGAAGACCGCCCAATTTGGG carries:
- a CDS encoding carotenoid oxygenase family protein, whose product is MTVAPTRPYNREDWSSAFVNVDDELTNVALIPVRGSIPSELQGTLYRNGPGRLERDGHRVHHPFDGDGMIAAMRFEKGAVSLTNRFVRTEGWLAEEKANKVLYRGVFGSQKPGGRLANAFDLRLKNIANTNVVRLGDQLLALWEAAEPHALDPVNLETRGLSRLDGVLKKGEAFSAHPRFDAGHHDRPRMVTFGVKTGPRSTIRLMEFATDGPDAGVLLNDRSDSFSGFAFLHDFAITPNWAVFLQNAVSFNPLPFVTGEKGAAQCLASQPGGKGRFWLIPRDCGRFAGQKPRILEAPDGFVFHHLNAFEDGDHVVVESIVYDDFPAIGPDDDFAQVDFDSIPEGILHRCRLDLSREIVQTERIAHRTCEFAMVNPQRQGLSAQYAWMAVAEREIGNDPLQAIQKLDLNTGDTRTWSAAPRGFVSEPLMVARPGASAEDDGWVLDLVWNGARGASDLVILNAADLSEVAVLELPLAIPHGLHGSWSESV